One window from the genome of Elaeis guineensis isolate ETL-2024a chromosome 5, EG11, whole genome shotgun sequence encodes:
- the LOC105035319 gene encoding coronatine-insensitive protein homolog 1a isoform X1 — MSVERRERATKFRADVYFFFNYYFPRRGPAAALDWIQRPLPSSEKGCLRRLLIWCSPLVDILLRDLVLILGSTAGGASRRRLGEMERQSLNRVMSLGISDLALECVMGYIDDPRDREAVSLVCRKWYRIDAITRKHITIAICYSASPDRLRRRFPRLESLKLKGKPRAAMFNLIPEDWGGYAGPWVCEIADAFNCLKAVHFRRMIVQDADIGVLVKARGHMLQALKLDKCSGFSTDGLLLVARSCRCLRTLFLEESSVTENDGEWLHELAVNNSVLETLNFYMTELRISPQELELLARNCRSLISLKISECDVSDLVGFFRTATALEEFGGGSFNDQAGEINRYERVCFPPRLCCLGLSYMGMNEMHIIFPFAASLKKLDLQYTFLSTEDHCQLIQRCPNLEILEVRNVIGDRGLEVVAQTCKKLRRLRIERGDDEQGPEDEQGRVSQIGLSSLARGCPELEYIAVYVSDITNAALESVGTFSKNLCDFRLVLLDREEMITELPLDNGVHALLRGCTKLRRFAFYLRPGGLSDVGLGYIGENSNNIRWMLLGNVGESDLGLLQLARGCPSLQKLELRSCCFSERALALAVMQLPSLRYLWVQGYKASPTGKDLLAMARPFWNIEFIPPRQDIGDHEFEDRRGGVESQAQILAYYSLAGRRTDCPETVIPLYPPA; from the exons ATGTCAGTGGAAAGAAGGGAAAGAGCCACTAAATTTAGGgctgatgtatatttttttttcaattattatttTCCAAGAAGAGGACCTGCTGCCGCACTCGATTGGATTCAGCGTCCGCTCCCCTCCTCCGAGAAGGGCTGTTTGCGCCGGCTCTTGATTTGGTGCAGCCCCCTTGTCGATATA CTGCTGCGCGATCTTGTCTTGATTCTGGGATCTACCGCCGGTGGAGCGAGCCGTCGTCGTCTCGGAGAGATGGAGCGGCAGAGCTTGAATCGGGTGATGAGCTTGGGGATATCGGACTTGGCGCTGGAGTGCGTGATGGGGTACATCGACGACCCCCGCGACCGGGAGGCTGTCTCCCTGGTGTGCAGGAAGTGGTACCGCATCGACGCCATCACCCGGAAGCACATCACCATCGCCATATGCTACTCCGCCAGCCCCGACCGGCTCCGGCGGCGCTTCCCCCGCCTCGAGTCCCTCAAGCTCAAGGGCAAGCCCCGGGCGGCCATGTTCAACCTCATACCCGAGGACTGGGGCGGCTACGCCGGCCCCTGGGTCTGCGAGATCGCCGACGCCTTCAACTGCCTCAAGGCCGTCCACTTCCGCCGGATGATCGTCCAAGACGCCGATATCGGTGTCCTCGTCAAGGCTAGGGGCCACATGCTCCAGGCGCTCAAGCTCGACAAGTGCTCGGGGTTCTCCACCGATGGCCTCTTGCTTGTGGCCCGCTCTTGCAG ATGCCTTAGAACTTTATTTTTGGAAGAAAGCTCTGTTACCGAGAATGATGGTGAATGGCTTCATGAGCTTGCTGTCAATAATTCTGTTCTTGAGACTTTGAATTTCTATATGACAGAACTTAGAATCTCGCCACAAGAACTCGAGCTACTAGCCAGGAACTGCCGGTCTTTGATTTCCTTGAAGATCAGTGAGTGTGATGTTTCTGATCTAGTTGGCTTTTTCCGCACAGCAACAGCACTTGAAGAGTTCGGTGGGGGCTCATTTAATGATCAAGCAGGAGAAATCAACAGGTATGAGAGGGTTTGCTTTCCTCCCAGGCTATGCTGCTTGGGTCTCAGTTATATGGGGATGAATGAAATGCACATAATATTTCCATTTGCTGCTTCATTAAAGAAGCTAGACCTGCAGTATACTTTCCTCAGCACTGAAGATCATTGTCAGCTGATTCAACGGTGCCCCAATCTAGAAATTCTTGAG GTGAGAAATGTTATTGGAGACCGAGGATTAGAAGTTGTTGCTCAGACATGTAAGAAACTTCGAAGGCTCAGAATAGAGCGAGGGGATGATGAACAAGGCCCAGAGGATGAACAGGGTAGAGTTTCACAGATAGGGCTGTCGAGTCTAGCTCGGGGCTGTCCTGAACTGGAATATATCGCAGTATATGTATCTGATATCACTAATGCAGCTCTGGAATCTGTTGGCACTTTCAGCAAAAACCTCTGTGATTTTCGTCTCGTCttgcttgatagagaagagaTGATAACAGAGTTACCCCTCGACAATGGGGTTCATGCTTTGTTGAGAGGTTGCACCAAGCTTAGAAGGTTTGCTTTTTATCTGAGACCTGGAGGTCTTTCAGATGTGGGACTTGGTTATATTGGTGAGAACAGTAATAATATCCGGTGGATGCTTCTGGGTAATGTTGGTGAATCTGATCTTGGACTTCTGCAATTGGCAAGAGGTTGCCCAAGCCTACAGAAGCTAGAGTTGAGGAGCTGTTGCTTTAGTGAGCGTGCTTTGGCCCTTGCAGTAATGCAACTTCCTTCATTGAGATACTTATGGGTGCAGGGATACAAGGCATCACCAACTGGCAAGGACCTTTTGGCCATGGCCCGCCCCTTCTGGAACATAGAATTCATCCCTCCTAGACAAGATATTGGTGATCATGAATTTGAAGATAGACGGGGTGGTGTAGAGAGTCAGGCTCAGATACTTGCATACTACTCCCTTGCTGGAAGGAGGACAGATTGCCCAGAAACTGTGATTCCTTTGTATCCACCAGCATGA
- the LOC105035319 gene encoding coronatine-insensitive protein homolog 1a isoform X2, giving the protein MERQSLNRVMSLGISDLALECVMGYIDDPRDREAVSLVCRKWYRIDAITRKHITIAICYSASPDRLRRRFPRLESLKLKGKPRAAMFNLIPEDWGGYAGPWVCEIADAFNCLKAVHFRRMIVQDADIGVLVKARGHMLQALKLDKCSGFSTDGLLLVARSCRCLRTLFLEESSVTENDGEWLHELAVNNSVLETLNFYMTELRISPQELELLARNCRSLISLKISECDVSDLVGFFRTATALEEFGGGSFNDQAGEINRYERVCFPPRLCCLGLSYMGMNEMHIIFPFAASLKKLDLQYTFLSTEDHCQLIQRCPNLEILEVRNVIGDRGLEVVAQTCKKLRRLRIERGDDEQGPEDEQGRVSQIGLSSLARGCPELEYIAVYVSDITNAALESVGTFSKNLCDFRLVLLDREEMITELPLDNGVHALLRGCTKLRRFAFYLRPGGLSDVGLGYIGENSNNIRWMLLGNVGESDLGLLQLARGCPSLQKLELRSCCFSERALALAVMQLPSLRYLWVQGYKASPTGKDLLAMARPFWNIEFIPPRQDIGDHEFEDRRGGVESQAQILAYYSLAGRRTDCPETVIPLYPPA; this is encoded by the exons ATGGAGCGGCAGAGCTTGAATCGGGTGATGAGCTTGGGGATATCGGACTTGGCGCTGGAGTGCGTGATGGGGTACATCGACGACCCCCGCGACCGGGAGGCTGTCTCCCTGGTGTGCAGGAAGTGGTACCGCATCGACGCCATCACCCGGAAGCACATCACCATCGCCATATGCTACTCCGCCAGCCCCGACCGGCTCCGGCGGCGCTTCCCCCGCCTCGAGTCCCTCAAGCTCAAGGGCAAGCCCCGGGCGGCCATGTTCAACCTCATACCCGAGGACTGGGGCGGCTACGCCGGCCCCTGGGTCTGCGAGATCGCCGACGCCTTCAACTGCCTCAAGGCCGTCCACTTCCGCCGGATGATCGTCCAAGACGCCGATATCGGTGTCCTCGTCAAGGCTAGGGGCCACATGCTCCAGGCGCTCAAGCTCGACAAGTGCTCGGGGTTCTCCACCGATGGCCTCTTGCTTGTGGCCCGCTCTTGCAG ATGCCTTAGAACTTTATTTTTGGAAGAAAGCTCTGTTACCGAGAATGATGGTGAATGGCTTCATGAGCTTGCTGTCAATAATTCTGTTCTTGAGACTTTGAATTTCTATATGACAGAACTTAGAATCTCGCCACAAGAACTCGAGCTACTAGCCAGGAACTGCCGGTCTTTGATTTCCTTGAAGATCAGTGAGTGTGATGTTTCTGATCTAGTTGGCTTTTTCCGCACAGCAACAGCACTTGAAGAGTTCGGTGGGGGCTCATTTAATGATCAAGCAGGAGAAATCAACAGGTATGAGAGGGTTTGCTTTCCTCCCAGGCTATGCTGCTTGGGTCTCAGTTATATGGGGATGAATGAAATGCACATAATATTTCCATTTGCTGCTTCATTAAAGAAGCTAGACCTGCAGTATACTTTCCTCAGCACTGAAGATCATTGTCAGCTGATTCAACGGTGCCCCAATCTAGAAATTCTTGAG GTGAGAAATGTTATTGGAGACCGAGGATTAGAAGTTGTTGCTCAGACATGTAAGAAACTTCGAAGGCTCAGAATAGAGCGAGGGGATGATGAACAAGGCCCAGAGGATGAACAGGGTAGAGTTTCACAGATAGGGCTGTCGAGTCTAGCTCGGGGCTGTCCTGAACTGGAATATATCGCAGTATATGTATCTGATATCACTAATGCAGCTCTGGAATCTGTTGGCACTTTCAGCAAAAACCTCTGTGATTTTCGTCTCGTCttgcttgatagagaagagaTGATAACAGAGTTACCCCTCGACAATGGGGTTCATGCTTTGTTGAGAGGTTGCACCAAGCTTAGAAGGTTTGCTTTTTATCTGAGACCTGGAGGTCTTTCAGATGTGGGACTTGGTTATATTGGTGAGAACAGTAATAATATCCGGTGGATGCTTCTGGGTAATGTTGGTGAATCTGATCTTGGACTTCTGCAATTGGCAAGAGGTTGCCCAAGCCTACAGAAGCTAGAGTTGAGGAGCTGTTGCTTTAGTGAGCGTGCTTTGGCCCTTGCAGTAATGCAACTTCCTTCATTGAGATACTTATGGGTGCAGGGATACAAGGCATCACCAACTGGCAAGGACCTTTTGGCCATGGCCCGCCCCTTCTGGAACATAGAATTCATCCCTCCTAGACAAGATATTGGTGATCATGAATTTGAAGATAGACGGGGTGGTGTAGAGAGTCAGGCTCAGATACTTGCATACTACTCCCTTGCTGGAAGGAGGACAGATTGCCCAGAAACTGTGATTCCTTTGTATCCACCAGCATGA